Genomic DNA from Prunus persica cultivar Lovell chromosome G1, Prunus_persica_NCBIv2, whole genome shotgun sequence:
GGATGTGGGACAGAAAGCCCAGGTCGATGATGACTGTCTGTTTGTATCTGTTGCCTGCTGGATATTACAAACGACGTGCAATATTTACCGGTTAAACGCTTGTCGTTTCCTTTGGGCCTCCTTTGTCAAACGTGCGTATCGCGAGAGAATGTGTCGCGAATGAAATGGCCGGCAAAGGCCATAGGCCTGTCTGTGGAGTTGGGCTGCACTATTAGCTTAAGTGGGCTACCCTCTAATTTAATTGaagtttaagaaaataaagatgactgataaaataagaaaatgagaCAACAAATAGAAGTTACATCAagaatttagatttttttattaataaaaatgataatgtaaattactctaaattaatctaatttatatGGAAGGAACtaaaacttgagtacaatggGATGGACTCATTGCCTTAGCCAACTCGCATTCCACAGCGgattctctctttcctttgttgtttgtttctaaaatctcaacttttttttttttggaggacctttcctattgaaatgggcaatagcatattaaactcacacacacaacacagaTGTTAAGACTCGAACCCAGAACCACTACACTAATGGGTCCTTTGCAAAATCTCAACCATTTAAACAGAAGTAAATGcaacattttatttgttttgctaAAACAATATTGCTTTGAAAGCGGAAGGACGAAAGAAGTCCCATCTACAAAACTCAATccacagagagacagagagagagagagagagagagagaggcacaCAGTAATTGGATAATTTGTTTAGATTATATTGAAGGGATGGATCAAGCTGATCTTCTTCCATCCAAAATAGAATTATATGAATGGAGCAACTAATGTTGTATgatgaacaaaataaattgataattaattaattataaatcaaTGAGAAACGAATGTCTAACAAAAACAGCTTTGTTTTGTGGCGGCTAGCTACCTACCTACTGATAAAGGTACTGAATAATACTGATGAAAAATGAGGCTCTTGATGCACACCGCACCATGCTCGTGCATTCTGTTTCATAATTTGTCTCCACTTCTTcaccttcctttctttctttttcgcCTCTTTCATGGCCTGCATAGCTTTCCCTTTCCCTTCTCTAATTCATATGTTctttgtatatgtatatatatatatatagcacatGGAGAAAGTGCAAGTGGTCTTGATCATGATGGTTAGACTAGTTTTCTTTCTTGCATCTATATTCTTATCTGTTTCCTCGGCAAAACATTCTCCGTCCAGTGTTAACGTTGTTTCTGGGATCTTCATCTTCGGAGACTCAATCTTCGACGCCGGAAACAACCACTTCAACAAGAACAGCACCGCTCAAGCAGATTTTCCCCCCTACGGCTCAACCTTCTTCCACTACCCAACTGGCAGGTTCACTAATGGCAGAACTGTTGCTGACTTCATTTGTGAGGCCTACCTTACCTATAATTAAGTTATATTATTACTAATTTTTATCATCAAATATATTAATCaagttattttcttaaattatttgaaaatggttttatattattttgtatgtatatatgtgcaGCACAATTCATGGGCATTGATCTTCAAAAACCATATCTTGAGGCACGGATTGAAGTTCTCAATGGAAGCCTCAAAGATTATCCCTCCAATGGCATTAACTTTGCCAGTGCTGGCAGTGGTGTTTTGCAGGCAACAAATCGCGATTTGGTAATAAAAATCATACTCTTTCCATGGAATTTGGAGTAATAATATCCATCAATATCTAATAAAGTACTGTTTTAATTCACAATTTTGACAACATAAACATCTTATGTAATCACGCCTATATATATGTGGATGCTAGGGCGTGACCTCACTCCAGGAACAATTACGACAATTCCAAACACTGGTGGAGCAAAACCAGGTTAACAAAACCCTAGTCCAAAACTCCATCTTCTTGTTCGAGTCTGGTTCCAACGACATCTTCAGCTACTTCATCCCAATTGACCCTCCAAAACTTGACCCCGACGCCTATGTGCAAGCCATGCTAACGCAAGTCTCAAAATTCTTGGACCAAATTTACAAACTCGGCGCTCGCCGAGTCTCCGTATTTTCACTGGGACCTGTTGGGTGTGTCCCAGCCAGGGCCCTCTTGCCAGGCACACCCATTGATCGATGTTACGGGAAGATGAATGCTATGGTCAACAAATTCAACAAGGGTCTAGAAAGCTTGGTCAACGATATGCCTTCTAAGCACCGCGGTGTGCTCAGTGTTTATGGTGCAG
This window encodes:
- the LOC18792743 gene encoding GDSL esterase/lipase 6, translated to MEKVQVVLIMMVRLVFFLASIFLSVSSAKHSPSSVNVVSGIFIFGDSIFDAGNNHFNKNSTAQADFPPYGSTFFHYPTGRFTNGRTVADFISQFMGIDLQKPYLEARIEVLNGSLKDYPSNGINFASAGSGVLQATNRDLGVTSLQEQLRQFQTLVEQNQVNKTLVQNSIFLFESGSNDIFSYFIPIDPPKLDPDAYVQAMLTQVSKFLDQIYKLGARRVSVFSLGPVGCVPARALLPGTPIDRCYGKMNAMVNKFNKGLESLVNDMPSKHRGVLSVYGAVYDIVQHFRATPTRYRFSDVSSACCGEGTLGGMIQCGKEGYGLCPNPNEFLFWDYFHPSERAYKLLSKALWAGKKSRIRPLNLKTLVNISLPHV